One window from the genome of Salvelinus namaycush isolate Seneca unplaced genomic scaffold, SaNama_1.0 Scaffold1576, whole genome shotgun sequence encodes:
- the LOC120037118 gene encoding neurexophilin-2-like, whose amino-acid sequence MGQTHCDNYRGYRQIAVWCRKTKQQLQAAAETELIEWGEGDHEEEFSPSGAGASPRVLNPLRLFARGVPGAVGPSSLKHNPIRDMTYLESMEDFWDWLSNQTDVQASLARTKRRPIIKTGKFKKMFGWGDFHSNIKTVKLNLLITGKIVDHGNGTFSVYFRHNSTGLGNVSVSLVPPSKVVEFEMAQQYTLETKDSKAFNCRIEYEKTDRNKKTALCSFDSSKVCYQEQTQSHVSWLCSKPFKVICIYIAFYSVDYKLVQKVCPDYNYHSDTPYSSTG is encoded by the exons ATGGGGCAGACGCATTGTGACAACTACAGAGGATACCGCCAGATCGCA GTGTGGTGCAGGAAAACCAAACAGCAGCTCCAAGCAGCAGCTGAGACAGAGCTGATAGAGTGGGGGGAGGGGGACCATGAGGAGGAGTTCTCCCCCAGCGGAGCCGGGGCCAGTCCCAGAGTCCTCAACCCCCTGAGGCTATTCGCTAGGGGGGTCCCTGGAGCCGTCGGGCCATCCAGCCTTAAACACAACCCCATCAGGGACATGACATACCTAGAGAGCATGGAGGACTTCTGGGATTGGTTATCCAACCAAACAGATGTTCAGGCCAGCCTGGCCAGAACCAAGCGACGACCCATCATCAAGACAGGCAAGTTTAAGAAGATGTTTGGTTGGGGAGACTTCCATTCCAACATTAAGACTGTCAAACTCAACCTGCTGATCACCGGGAAGATCGTGGACCACGGTAATGGAACGTTCAGTGTCTACTTCCGCCATAACTCCACCGGCCTGGGGAACGTGTCGGTGAGTCTGGTGCCGCCGTCTAAAGTGGTGGAGTTTGAGATGGCTCAGCAGTACACACTGGAGACAAAAGACTCTAAAGCTTTCAACTGTCGTATCGAGTATGAGAAGACGGACCGCAACAAGAAGACGGCTCTGTGCAGCTTCGACTCCTCCAAGGTGTGTTACCAGGAACAGACACAGAGCCACGTCTCCTGGCTCTGCTCCAAGCCCTTTAAAGTCATCTGCATCTACATCGCCTTCTACAGCGTGGACTACAAACTGGTGCAGAAGGTCTGCCCGGACTACAACTACCATAGTGACACTCCCTACTCCTCCACTGGCTGA